In one Vulgatibacter incomptus genomic region, the following are encoded:
- a CDS encoding OAM dimerization domain-containing protein: MKSTVQQIIRPYGDRKDDGVMQLSFVLPVAASEKAKEAARQILQKQGFVDVLVAQMEKAGEGYTFFVCYAKTQLFLDYASIDVPEVKIHKLGFDALNDAIEAELGRKIIVVGGCTGTDAHAVGIDAIMNMKGYAADYGLERYPMFDALNMGSQVLNEAILAKALDLGADAILVSQVVTQRDVHKDNSRQLVELIEQKGLKGRFLLLLGGPRIDHKLALELGYDAGFGPGTKPSDVANFLFGAVKKRAGKDS, encoded by the coding sequence ATGAAGTCCACCGTCCAGCAGATCATCCGTCCCTACGGCGACCGCAAGGACGACGGGGTGATGCAGCTCTCCTTCGTCCTCCCCGTGGCGGCGTCGGAGAAGGCCAAGGAAGCGGCCCGGCAGATCCTGCAGAAGCAGGGCTTCGTCGACGTCCTCGTGGCCCAGATGGAGAAGGCAGGCGAGGGCTACACCTTCTTCGTCTGCTACGCCAAGACCCAGCTCTTCCTCGACTACGCCTCCATCGACGTGCCCGAGGTGAAGATCCACAAGCTCGGCTTCGACGCGCTCAACGACGCCATCGAGGCGGAGCTCGGTCGCAAGATCATCGTCGTCGGCGGCTGCACGGGCACCGACGCCCACGCCGTGGGCATCGACGCGATCATGAACATGAAGGGCTACGCCGCCGACTACGGCTTGGAGCGCTACCCCATGTTCGACGCGCTCAACATGGGTTCCCAGGTGCTCAACGAGGCCATCCTCGCCAAGGCGCTGGATCTCGGCGCCGACGCGATCCTCGTCTCGCAGGTGGTCACCCAGCGTGACGTCCACAAGGACAACTCGCGCCAGCTCGTGGAGCTGATCGAGCAGAAGGGCCTGAAGGGCCGCTTCCTCCTCCTCCTCGGCGGCCCGCGCATCGACCACAAGCTCGCCCTCGAGCTGGGCTACGATGCGGGCTTCGGTCCGGGCACCAAGCCCTCCGACGTCGCCAATTTCCTCTTCGGCGCCGTGAAGAAGCGAGCAGGCAAGGACTCGTAG
- a CDS encoding lysine 5,6-aminomutase subunit alpha: protein MSSHPQTIPPPPGPHAPPQIFVSKDRIDRARELAWKITASTFEHIERHTTVSTERTVLRLLGISGAGPQGVPLANLMVDRLLEAGVLHRGAAYWLGRAMRMGGRSPVEMIEQLTRLSNDELRAPLAADEEAAIREEMRAEAEAAMAELKSRVEQREGLKKGLKIGSSPDGAPLKYLIVATGNIFDDVEQARSAAQNGADIIAVIRSTAQSLLDYVPHGATTEGFGGTFATQENFRIMREALDDESKKLGRYIHLVNYSSGLCMPEIAFMAAWERLDHLLNDAMYGILFRDINPQRTMVDQYFSRRICAYAGILINTGEDNYITTADAYEAAHQVIASQFINEAFAHRAGLPDEQIGLGHSFEIDTAYPDTLLWELAQAYLIRGCFPKHPLKYMPPTKHKDGDIFFAHAYDAMADLMAIWTRQGIQLLGMMTEAMHNPFLMDRYSALKMADYLYRAGAWMGDELQINPNGRIAQRQREVMENAISMLEEAAEIGMFDAIAKGRFAGVKRPIDGGKGLAGVIEKGDDYFNPILEILERDTGVVLPDGRRVAKAEVPR from the coding sequence ATGTCCAGCCATCCCCAGACGATTCCGCCACCGCCCGGGCCCCACGCTCCGCCGCAGATCTTCGTCTCCAAAGACCGGATCGATCGCGCGCGCGAGCTGGCCTGGAAGATCACTGCCTCCACCTTCGAGCACATCGAGCGCCACACCACCGTCTCCACCGAGCGGACGGTGCTGCGCCTCCTGGGCATCTCCGGCGCCGGACCCCAGGGCGTGCCCCTGGCGAACCTCATGGTCGATCGCCTCCTCGAGGCGGGCGTGCTGCACCGCGGCGCCGCCTACTGGCTCGGCCGCGCGATGCGCATGGGCGGCCGCTCCCCGGTGGAGATGATCGAGCAGCTCACGCGGCTGTCGAACGACGAGCTCCGCGCGCCCCTGGCCGCCGACGAGGAGGCCGCGATCCGCGAGGAGATGCGGGCCGAGGCCGAGGCCGCGATGGCCGAGCTCAAGAGCCGCGTCGAGCAGCGGGAGGGCCTGAAGAAGGGCCTGAAGATCGGCTCGTCGCCGGACGGCGCGCCGCTCAAGTACCTCATCGTCGCCACCGGCAACATCTTCGACGACGTGGAGCAGGCGAGGAGCGCCGCGCAGAACGGCGCCGACATCATCGCCGTGATTCGCTCCACCGCCCAGTCGCTCCTGGACTACGTGCCCCACGGCGCCACCACCGAGGGCTTCGGCGGCACCTTCGCCACCCAGGAGAACTTCCGGATCATGCGCGAGGCTCTCGACGACGAGTCGAAGAAGCTCGGGCGCTACATCCACCTGGTCAATTACTCCTCCGGCCTCTGCATGCCGGAGATCGCCTTCATGGCGGCGTGGGAGCGGCTCGACCACCTGCTGAACGACGCGATGTACGGGATCCTCTTCCGTGACATCAACCCGCAGCGGACGATGGTGGACCAGTACTTCTCGCGGCGGATCTGCGCCTACGCGGGGATCCTGATCAACACCGGCGAGGACAACTACATCACCACCGCCGACGCCTACGAGGCGGCCCACCAGGTGATCGCCTCGCAGTTTATCAACGAGGCCTTCGCCCACCGCGCCGGCCTCCCCGACGAGCAGATCGGTCTCGGCCACTCCTTCGAGATCGACACCGCGTATCCCGACACGCTGCTCTGGGAGCTGGCGCAGGCGTACCTGATCCGCGGCTGCTTCCCCAAGCACCCGCTCAAGTACATGCCGCCCACCAAGCACAAGGACGGCGACATCTTCTTCGCCCACGCCTACGACGCCATGGCCGACCTGATGGCGATCTGGACGCGACAGGGGATCCAGCTCCTCGGCATGATGACCGAGGCGATGCACAACCCCTTCCTCATGGACCGCTACTCGGCCCTGAAGATGGCCGACTACCTCTACCGGGCCGGCGCCTGGATGGGCGACGAGCTCCAGATCAACCCGAACGGCCGCATCGCCCAGCGCCAGCGCGAGGTCATGGAGAATGCGATCTCCATGCTCGAGGAGGCCGCGGAGATCGGCATGTTCGACGCCATCGCGAAGGGCCGCTTCGCCGGCGTGAAGCGCCCCATCGACGGCGGCAAGGGCCTCGCCGGCGTGATCGAGAAGGGCGACGACTACTTCAACCCCATCCTCGAGATCCTCGAGCGCGACACGGGCGTGGTCCTCCCCGATGGGCGCCGGGTCGCGAAGGCGGAGGTGCCGCGATGA
- a CDS encoding OPT family oligopeptide transporter: MSAPYIQPPVVPEPLHAIPAPAPLPDDPELRWLATVYRRGERQLTVRAVVTGMLLGGVMCLSNLYVVLKTGWSLGVTLTACILAFAIFRGMKATGLAKKDFTVLENNAMGSVASAAGFMTGGGNMAALPALLMLTAVRPSGFSLFIWFAVIAALGVFAAIPVKRQLINREQLPFPTGTATAETLRSLHEASHSKEGAGGEKAKFLGIAAAVGAALTWFRDAKGAFMPFNIPASIPLPFQIAGRAAKDWTLTLKCELVPFAAGALMSFRTGWSLLLGGILTYVFLAPSLLANGQIPEVSYKAIVGWTLWPGAAVLVASGLTGFAFDWKSIARSFSGLSALFRKKKESVDDPMAEVECPDAWFPLGFAVLGPIVVVLMWWLFAIPVWAGVIAVPLAVVMGFVAARVTGETDVTPTKALGPVTQLVYGVATPGNLAGNLMSANVTGGIGLHAADLLTDLKSGFLLGANPRQQFYAQLFGVLAGAAVVVPAFSLLVPDASALGGEDWPAPSAVVWAGVSQAFSDGLGALPPSARNAAIAGALLGIALALAERLAPKRLRAWIPSPSGLGIALVMPGSNAIAMFLGSAVAELTRRLNPKLAERTIVPVSSGFIAGESLMGIAVALLVVLGILAG; encoded by the coding sequence ATGAGCGCTCCCTACATCCAGCCCCCCGTCGTCCCCGAGCCGCTGCACGCCATCCCGGCGCCGGCGCCCTTGCCGGACGATCCGGAGCTCCGCTGGCTCGCGACGGTCTACCGCCGCGGCGAGCGCCAGCTCACCGTGCGGGCGGTGGTCACCGGGATGCTCCTCGGCGGCGTGATGTGCCTGTCGAACCTCTACGTGGTTCTGAAGACGGGCTGGAGCCTCGGCGTCACCCTCACCGCGTGCATCCTTGCGTTCGCGATCTTCCGCGGAATGAAGGCGACAGGATTGGCGAAGAAGGACTTCACCGTTCTTGAGAACAACGCCATGGGCTCGGTGGCCTCCGCCGCCGGCTTCATGACCGGCGGCGGGAACATGGCGGCGCTGCCGGCGCTGCTCATGCTCACGGCCGTCCGACCCAGCGGGTTCTCGCTCTTCATCTGGTTCGCGGTGATCGCGGCCCTCGGCGTCTTCGCGGCGATCCCCGTGAAGCGCCAGCTCATCAACCGCGAGCAGCTCCCGTTTCCCACGGGGACCGCCACCGCGGAGACGCTGCGCTCGCTCCACGAGGCGTCCCACTCGAAGGAGGGCGCCGGCGGCGAGAAGGCGAAGTTCCTCGGCATCGCGGCGGCGGTCGGCGCGGCCCTCACCTGGTTCCGCGACGCCAAGGGCGCGTTCATGCCCTTCAACATTCCCGCCTCGATCCCGCTCCCCTTCCAGATCGCGGGCCGGGCCGCGAAGGACTGGACCCTGACCCTCAAGTGCGAGCTGGTGCCCTTCGCGGCCGGAGCGCTGATGAGCTTCCGCACCGGCTGGTCGCTCCTGCTCGGCGGGATCCTCACCTACGTCTTCCTTGCGCCTTCGCTCCTCGCGAACGGGCAGATCCCGGAGGTCTCCTACAAGGCGATCGTCGGGTGGACGCTCTGGCCCGGCGCGGCGGTGCTCGTGGCGTCGGGTCTCACCGGCTTCGCCTTCGACTGGAAGAGCATCGCCCGCTCGTTCTCGGGGCTGTCGGCCCTGTTCCGGAAGAAGAAGGAATCGGTGGACGATCCGATGGCGGAGGTGGAGTGCCCCGACGCCTGGTTCCCGCTCGGCTTCGCCGTCCTGGGGCCCATCGTCGTCGTGCTGATGTGGTGGCTCTTCGCGATCCCGGTCTGGGCCGGCGTCATCGCCGTCCCCTTGGCGGTCGTGATGGGCTTCGTCGCCGCCCGGGTGACCGGCGAGACCGACGTGACCCCGACCAAGGCCCTCGGCCCGGTTACTCAGCTCGTGTACGGCGTCGCCACCCCCGGCAACCTCGCCGGCAACCTCATGAGCGCCAACGTCACCGGCGGCATCGGCCTCCACGCAGCCGATCTGCTCACCGATCTCAAGAGCGGCTTCCTCCTCGGAGCCAATCCGCGGCAGCAGTTCTACGCCCAGCTCTTCGGCGTCCTCGCCGGCGCCGCGGTGGTGGTCCCCGCCTTCTCGCTCCTCGTCCCCGACGCCTCCGCCCTCGGCGGCGAGGACTGGCCCGCACCCTCGGCAGTCGTCTGGGCGGGGGTCTCCCAGGCGTTCTCCGACGGTCTCGGCGCCCTCCCGCCCTCGGCGAGGAACGCCGCGATCGCCGGTGCGCTCCTCGGCATCGCGCTGGCCCTGGCGGAGAGGCTCGCGCCCAAGCGGCTCCGGGCGTGGATCCCTTCGCCCTCCGGCCTGGGCATCGCCCTGGTAATGCCCGGCAGCAACGCCATCGCCATGTTCCTCGGCTCGGCCGTGGCGGAGCTCACCCGCCGCCTCAATCCCAAGCTCGCGGAGCGCACGATCGTGCCCGTCAGCTCGGGCTTCATCGCCGGCGAGAGCCTGATGGGAATCGCGGTCGCGCTCCTCGTGGTGCTCGGCATCCTCGCCGGGTAG
- a CDS encoding HAD family hydrolase gives MAAFGDGASVLRAILFDLDDTLIPEAAAIRGALAAACGPLEELAGLPNGVLGEAVAAVGQASWQALDVTGIDARFGVTWEECLWGRFGPASQAQIPTLGALAVMLRRQVFTDALTACGVRSPLGGELEARFAMERRKRFVPYAEAPGLIQSLRDRALLVGCATNGASEVQREKLAASGTGGWFDAVTVSAEEGVGKPDPAMIVKLCEELGVSADQAIYVGNSRRRDVAASRAAGIPSVLIERFEPEDEIPNPGARGARKGVANPHEVPDRMVFEVHGILGFVDGWRAGRAFRVVDGGRTPWSIDLPEPVDGRFVTRVGADDDPLRPLVTGSSPLAAIEAGLRSLRARGNGRAFRHELGEPIDWDALLR, from the coding sequence ATGGCGGCCTTCGGCGATGGTGCATCCGTGCTGCGCGCCATCCTCTTCGACCTAGACGACACGCTGATCCCGGAGGCCGCGGCGATCCGCGGCGCGCTGGCCGCCGCCTGCGGCCCCCTGGAGGAGCTCGCCGGGCTACCGAACGGCGTCCTCGGCGAGGCGGTGGCGGCGGTGGGGCAGGCGAGCTGGCAGGCCCTCGACGTGACGGGGATCGACGCCCGCTTCGGCGTCACGTGGGAGGAGTGCCTCTGGGGCCGGTTCGGCCCGGCCTCCCAGGCGCAGATCCCGACCCTCGGCGCGCTGGCCGTCATGCTCCGTCGCCAGGTCTTCACCGACGCGCTCACCGCGTGCGGCGTGCGCTCGCCGCTCGGCGGGGAGCTCGAGGCCCGCTTCGCGATGGAGCGGCGCAAGCGGTTCGTGCCCTACGCCGAGGCGCCCGGCCTCATCCAGTCGCTCCGCGATCGGGCGCTGCTCGTCGGCTGCGCCACCAACGGCGCCTCCGAGGTCCAGCGAGAGAAGCTCGCGGCCTCCGGCACGGGCGGCTGGTTCGACGCGGTGACGGTCTCGGCGGAGGAGGGCGTCGGAAAGCCCGATCCGGCGATGATCGTGAAGCTCTGCGAGGAGCTGGGGGTCTCCGCCGACCAGGCGATCTACGTGGGGAACTCGCGGCGCCGCGACGTCGCCGCCTCCAGGGCGGCAGGCATTCCAAGCGTCCTCATCGAGCGCTTCGAGCCGGAGGACGAGATCCCGAATCCCGGAGCCCGAGGCGCGAGGAAGGGCGTCGCCAATCCGCATGAGGTTCCGGATCGAATGGTCTTCGAGGTCCACGGGATCCTCGGCTTCGTCGACGGTTGGCGGGCCGGGCGCGCGTTTCGCGTCGTCGACGGCGGCCGCACGCCCTGGTCGATCGATCTGCCGGAGCCCGTCGACGGCCGCTTCGTCACTCGTGTGGGCGCCGACGATGATCCCTTGCGTCCCCTCGTGACCGGCTCGAGCCCTCTGGCTGCGATCGAGGCTGGCCTTCGCAGCCTCCGCGCCCGAGGCAACGGCCGCGCCTTCCGTCACGAGCTCGGCGAGCCCATCGACTGGGACGCGTTGCTCCGGTAG
- a CDS encoding zinc-binding dehydrogenase: MARTLDPYGLSRVIRPAGVLPQAAEVLDPSLPAGPDELVIDVDHLNIDAASFKQIKDSVGAEPERIAAEIERIVSERGKMHNPVTGSGGMLIGRIREIGAAHPAREQLQPGDRIATLVSLTLTPLRLEAITKVHVDNDRVDVKGHAILFASGIWAKLPEDMADTLSLAALDVCGAPALVERAVSAGQTVLVLGSGKSGALCCAQAKDNGARVLALDISQKAVDTLVGLGLADEGIVADATKPVEVLEKISAATGGKLCDVVINCASVPRTEMGSILATKDRGRVVFFSMATSFTATALGAEGVGKDVDLLMGNGFAHGHAELTLDLLRKHPALRRHFEERFA, encoded by the coding sequence ATGGCCCGTACCCTTGATCCCTATGGCCTCTCCCGCGTGATCCGGCCCGCCGGCGTCCTTCCCCAGGCCGCCGAGGTCCTCGACCCCTCTCTCCCTGCCGGCCCGGACGAGCTGGTGATCGACGTCGATCACCTGAACATCGACGCCGCGTCGTTCAAGCAGATCAAGGACTCGGTCGGAGCGGAGCCCGAGCGGATCGCCGCGGAGATCGAGCGGATCGTCTCCGAGCGCGGCAAGATGCACAACCCGGTGACGGGCTCCGGCGGCATGCTCATCGGCCGCATCCGCGAGATCGGCGCGGCCCATCCCGCGCGGGAGCAGCTCCAGCCCGGCGATCGGATCGCGACCCTCGTCTCGCTGACGCTCACGCCGCTGCGGCTCGAGGCGATCACCAAGGTCCACGTGGACAACGACCGCGTCGACGTGAAGGGGCACGCCATCCTCTTCGCCTCGGGGATCTGGGCGAAGCTCCCCGAGGACATGGCCGATACGCTCTCCCTCGCGGCGCTCGACGTCTGCGGCGCTCCGGCGCTGGTTGAGCGGGCGGTGTCCGCGGGCCAGACCGTGCTCGTGCTCGGCTCGGGCAAGAGCGGCGCGCTCTGCTGCGCCCAGGCCAAGGACAACGGCGCCCGCGTCCTCGCCCTCGACATCTCGCAGAAGGCGGTCGACACGCTGGTGGGCCTCGGCCTCGCCGACGAGGGGATCGTCGCCGACGCCACCAAGCCGGTGGAGGTCCTGGAGAAGATCTCGGCGGCGACCGGCGGCAAGCTCTGTGACGTGGTGATCAACTGCGCCAGCGTGCCGCGCACCGAGATGGGCTCGATCCTGGCCACGAAGGATCGCGGCCGGGTCGTCTTCTTTTCGATGGCGACGAGCTTCACCGCCACCGCCCTGGGCGCGGAGGGCGTGGGCAAGGACGTCGATCTCCTGATGGGGAACGGCTTCGCCCACGGCCACGCCGAGCTCACCCTCGACCTGCTGCGGAAGCATCCGGCGCTGCGGCGCCACTTCGAGGAGCGGTTCGCTTGA
- a CDS encoding slipin family protein, with the protein MEFSGWIAILVPLAIAFFVFLSGVRIINEYENGVIFRLGRYTGLKRAGFRWLIPFVERMVIVDLRTVARDVPPQDVITRDNVSVKVSAVVYFRVIQADRAVLQVEDYLYATSQLAQTTLRAILGQVELDELLSQREKINQELQQVLDAHTGPWGVKVSNVEVKHIDIPGDMQRAIARQAEAERERRAKVIAADGEHQAAEKLALAADVMTTNPATLQLRYLQTLVEITSGGNQTIIPIPLDLIRTLGAGMAGGATPAGGSPAKAD; encoded by the coding sequence ATGGAATTCTCGGGTTGGATCGCGATCCTCGTCCCGTTGGCCATCGCGTTCTTCGTCTTCCTCTCAGGCGTGAGGATCATCAACGAGTACGAGAACGGCGTGATCTTCCGCCTCGGCCGCTACACGGGCCTGAAGCGGGCGGGCTTCCGCTGGCTCATCCCCTTCGTCGAGCGGATGGTGATCGTGGACCTCCGCACCGTGGCCCGCGACGTCCCGCCCCAGGACGTGATCACCCGCGACAACGTCAGCGTGAAGGTGAGCGCGGTGGTCTACTTCCGGGTGATCCAGGCGGATCGCGCCGTGCTGCAGGTGGAGGATTATCTCTACGCGACCTCCCAGCTCGCGCAGACCACGCTGCGCGCGATCCTCGGCCAGGTGGAGCTCGACGAGCTCCTCTCGCAGCGCGAGAAGATCAACCAGGAGCTGCAGCAGGTGCTCGACGCCCACACCGGACCGTGGGGCGTGAAGGTCTCCAACGTCGAGGTGAAGCACATCGACATCCCTGGGGACATGCAGCGGGCCATCGCGCGTCAGGCCGAGGCCGAGCGAGAGCGGCGCGCGAAGGTCATCGCCGCCGATGGCGAGCACCAGGCCGCCGAGAAGCTCGCCCTGGCCGCCGACGTGATGACGACCAACCCGGCGACCCTCCAGCTCCGCTACCTGCAGACCCTGGTGGAGATCACCTCGGGCGGGAACCAGACCATCATCCCCATCCCACTCGACCTGATTCGAACGCTCGGCGCCGGCATGGCGGGCGGGGCCACGCCGGCGGGCGGTTCGCCGGCCAAAGCCGACTGA
- a CDS encoding NfeD family protein — translation MRSSTSIHRKKWTAPLALFLTVVGLFLGAAAETPVPTEAIPGVPAVREVARCELGGAVDGGTAAYLTDCVQRAEAGGYEALLVRIDTPGGSLEATREIVQSFLGARIPVLVWIGPSGARAGSAGVFLTMASHLAAMAPATNIGAAHPVMGPSGSDPEQGGKHMAAKVMNDTLAFAEGIAKQRGRNEQWAAEAVRDSASVTAERAVELRVVELIAPSERAFLDEADGRTVILPDGPRVLRTAGARIEALHPTTRQALVHWLASPAIAYLLFLVAGLGIAIEVAHPGGIVPGLIGGICLVLAMIAFSALPIQAGGVILMILGIGMLISELFVASGLLGVGGVALLILGGLLLIDHFDSKWFVEPSFGVTWWLLIPTAVLCGGAAAFVILRAAEARRLPQRGGDAGLVGELGKALRDIDSSGGQVFVHGELWQAISDRPIEEGSAIVVRGVDGLVVRVERKG, via the coding sequence ATGCGTTCCTCGACCTCCATCCATCGCAAGAAGTGGACCGCGCCCCTGGCGCTCTTCCTCACCGTCGTGGGCCTCTTCTTGGGCGCCGCCGCGGAAACCCCCGTGCCGACGGAGGCGATCCCCGGCGTTCCGGCGGTGCGGGAAGTTGCGCGCTGCGAGCTCGGAGGCGCGGTCGACGGGGGGACCGCCGCGTATCTCACCGACTGTGTCCAACGGGCGGAGGCCGGCGGCTACGAGGCGCTGCTCGTCCGCATCGACACGCCCGGCGGCTCCCTCGAGGCCACCCGCGAGATCGTCCAGTCCTTCCTCGGCGCGCGGATCCCCGTGCTCGTCTGGATCGGCCCCTCCGGCGCGAGGGCCGGGAGCGCGGGCGTCTTCTTGACCATGGCGTCCCACCTCGCCGCGATGGCTCCCGCCACGAACATCGGCGCCGCGCACCCCGTGATGGGTCCCAGCGGCAGCGATCCGGAGCAGGGCGGCAAGCACATGGCCGCGAAGGTCATGAACGACACCCTGGCGTTCGCCGAGGGCATCGCCAAGCAGCGCGGGCGCAACGAGCAGTGGGCCGCCGAGGCGGTGCGGGATAGCGCCAGCGTCACCGCCGAGAGGGCCGTCGAGCTCCGCGTGGTCGAGCTGATCGCGCCCTCCGAGCGGGCCTTCCTGGATGAGGCCGACGGCCGGACCGTGATCCTGCCCGACGGACCGCGCGTGCTCCGGACCGCGGGCGCGCGGATCGAGGCGCTCCACCCGACCACGCGCCAGGCTCTCGTCCATTGGCTCGCGAGCCCTGCCATCGCCTACCTGCTCTTCCTCGTGGCGGGCCTCGGCATCGCCATCGAGGTCGCCCACCCGGGCGGCATCGTCCCAGGGCTGATCGGCGGGATCTGCCTCGTCCTCGCGATGATCGCCTTCTCTGCGCTGCCCATCCAGGCGGGCGGCGTGATCCTGATGATCCTCGGGATCGGGATGCTCATCTCCGAGCTCTTCGTAGCGAGCGGTCTCCTGGGCGTCGGCGGCGTGGCGCTGCTGATCCTCGGCGGCCTGCTCCTCATCGATCACTTCGACTCCAAGTGGTTCGTGGAGCCGTCCTTCGGCGTGACCTGGTGGCTTCTCATCCCCACCGCCGTGCTCTGCGGCGGCGCCGCCGCCTTCGTGATCCTGCGGGCGGCAGAGGCGCGGAGGCTCCCGCAGCGCGGCGGGGACGCGGGCCTCGTCGGCGAGCTCGGCAAGGCGCTTCGGGACATCGATTCATCCGGCGGGCAGGTCTTCGTTCACGGCGAGCTCTGGCAGGCGATCTCCGATCGCCCCATCGAAGAGGGCTCCGCCATCGTCGTACGCGGGGTCGACGGGCTCGTCGTCCGCGTCGAGCGGAAAGGGTAG
- a CDS encoding uracil-DNA glycosylase, whose product MDDRSHSRDELAAVAAELARHLRWARREGVETLPIVEAAPLAPALEAPRVPPDLDGIRADLGDCRRCGLCEGRTRIVFGDGAPSAELVFVGDRPGADEDERGLPAVGPAGELLEKMIGAMGFARHEVYLTDTVKCRPPGDRAPTPDEVATCRPYLRGQLAAIRPKAIVALGQAASQALLGGDAPISNLRGQWQELEGVPVMPTFHPAYLLRNPGEKAKVWNDLKLVLAALGRDVPERAR is encoded by the coding sequence ATGGACGATCGTTCGCACAGCCGAGATGAGCTGGCAGCCGTGGCGGCGGAGCTCGCGCGCCACCTGCGTTGGGCCCGTCGGGAAGGCGTCGAGACCCTCCCGATCGTGGAGGCGGCCCCGCTCGCGCCCGCCCTCGAGGCCCCAAGGGTGCCGCCCGACCTGGACGGGATCCGCGCCGACCTCGGCGACTGCAGGCGCTGCGGGCTCTGCGAGGGGAGGACGCGGATCGTCTTCGGGGACGGCGCCCCGTCCGCCGAGCTCGTCTTCGTGGGCGATCGGCCCGGCGCGGACGAGGACGAGAGAGGCCTCCCGGCCGTGGGGCCGGCAGGCGAGCTCCTCGAGAAGATGATCGGGGCCATGGGCTTCGCCCGGCACGAGGTCTACCTCACCGACACCGTGAAGTGCCGCCCGCCAGGGGATCGTGCGCCGACGCCGGACGAGGTCGCGACCTGCCGGCCCTACTTGCGGGGCCAGCTTGCGGCGATCCGGCCCAAGGCCATCGTCGCGCTGGGCCAGGCCGCCTCCCAGGCGCTCCTGGGCGGCGACGCGCCGATCTCCAACCTCCGGGGGCAGTGGCAGGAGCTCGAGGGCGTCCCTGTGATGCCCACCTTTCACCCGGCGTATCTGCTGCGCAACCCGGGCGAGAAGGCGAAGGTCTGGAACGACCTCAAGCTCGTGCTCGCCGCCCTCGGGAGGGACGTGCCAGAGCGAGCGAGGTAG
- a CDS encoding zinc dependent phospholipase C family protein: MKGFSVVLSFGVLLVLWPRDAWAWGPLTHLDFSGGALSQLGVLPSAMRILLAKCADDFLYGSLAADIIVGKNLARYAVHCHNWKVGWQVLDKARGEPQQAFALGFLAHLAADTVAHNYYVPYKTVQGHAFRRTGHAYWELRFDQKLGPDLWQTARRITRPSFRAHDEFLEDALAGSAVIPFGVSKRLFNQLLLAARMRKYQSMAAVVAAENEELPLTDEEVRTARALAVEQILGMLADGERCRAAGADPTGGRNLHFALGLRQNLREGSRKGEISANDAAEVVRRTRPAFHAAIHGKLELPDLPSRAGSVARDLVRDSAEQTDQATPEELETEDEAA, encoded by the coding sequence TTGAAGGGGTTTTCCGTAGTCCTTTCGTTCGGAGTCCTCCTCGTCCTCTGGCCCCGCGACGCCTGGGCCTGGGGGCCGCTCACCCACCTGGATTTCTCGGGCGGCGCCCTGAGCCAGCTCGGCGTGCTCCCCTCCGCGATGCGGATCCTCCTCGCCAAGTGCGCGGACGACTTCCTCTACGGCTCCCTCGCCGCGGACATCATCGTCGGCAAGAACCTGGCCCGCTACGCGGTGCACTGCCACAACTGGAAGGTGGGCTGGCAGGTGCTGGACAAGGCGCGGGGCGAGCCGCAGCAGGCCTTCGCCCTGGGCTTCCTGGCGCACCTCGCCGCCGACACCGTGGCCCACAACTACTACGTCCCCTACAAGACCGTGCAGGGCCACGCCTTCCGCCGCACCGGCCACGCCTACTGGGAGCTGCGCTTCGACCAGAAGCTCGGCCCGGACCTCTGGCAGACCGCGAGGCGGATCACCCGGCCGTCCTTCCGCGCCCACGACGAGTTCCTCGAGGACGCGCTCGCCGGCTCCGCCGTGATCCCCTTCGGCGTCTCCAAGCGGCTGTTCAACCAGCTCCTCCTCGCGGCGCGGATGCGGAAGTACCAGTCCATGGCCGCGGTGGTCGCCGCAGAGAACGAGGAGCTGCCGCTGACGGACGAGGAGGTCCGGACCGCGAGGGCGCTCGCCGTGGAGCAGATCCTCGGCATGCTCGCCGACGGCGAGCGTTGCCGCGCGGCAGGGGCCGACCCCACCGGCGGCCGCAACCTCCACTTCGCCCTGGGCCTCCGGCAGAACCTGCGCGAGGGGAGCCGGAAGGGAGAGATCTCGGCGAACGACGCCGCGGAGGTCGTGCGCAGGACGCGCCCGGCCTTCCACGCGGCGATCCACGGGAAGCTCGAGCTCCCGGACCTCCCCTCGAGGGCCGGCTCGGTCGCCCGCGACCTCGTCCGAGACTCCGCCGAGCAGACGGATCAGGCGACGCCCGAGGAGCTGGAGACCGAAGACGAAGCCGCGTAG